The following are encoded together in the Lactuca sativa cultivar Salinas chromosome 1, Lsat_Salinas_v11, whole genome shotgun sequence genome:
- the LOC111900094 gene encoding uncharacterized mitochondrial protein AtMg00810-like, whose amino-acid sequence MIRTGLSIAISKNWLINQHYVKNAFLHGDLSEEVYMQQPPDYVHPTFPHHVCRLRKALYGLKQAPRAWYQRFAHFILSFRFKSSCSYCSLFTFHSGNDHIYLLLHVDDIIIIASSHSLISCVISRLSEEFSLTDLGPLSFFLGISASRSSQGLFLSQMAFAKEIISRANMSSCNPCNTPTDTKSKMSPDGSPVSNPTLYRSFVGALQYLTFTRPDISYAVQHVCLFMHDPREPHLLALKRILRYLQGTLSFGLSLRPSSVDCLVSYSDADWAGSPKTRRSMSGFCVYLGDNFVSWSSKRQHVVSRSSAEAEYQGVANVVAEAAWLRNLLLELSCPLSKATVMFCDNVSAMYLASNPIQHQRTKHVEIDIYFVRERVAIGHVRVLHIPSAHQFAYIFTKGIPTQLFLDFRHNLNICKLHAQTERVC is encoded by the coding sequence ATGATTCGCACAGGTCTTAGTATTGCTATCTCTAAAAATTGGCTTATCAATCAACACTATGTCAAGAATGCCTTCTTGCATGGTGACCTTTCCGAGGAAGTGTACATGCAACAACCTCCTGACTATGTCCACCCCACCTTCCCTCACCATGTTTGTCGGCTTCGCAAGGCTCTTTATGGCCTCAAGCAGGCACCTCGTGCCTGGTACCAGCGGTTTGCTCATTTCATATTGTCTTTCAGGTTCAAAAGTAGTTGCTCATATTGTTCTCTCTTCACCTTTCATTCGGGAAATGATCATATCTATCTTCTTCtacatgttgatgatatcattatCATTGCTTCCTCTCATTCTCTCATATCTTGCGTCATTTCTCGCTTATCTGAGGAATTTTCTTTGACGGATTTAGGTCCTCTTTCCTTCTTTCTAGGAATTTCTGCCTCTCGTTCCTCGCAAGGTCTCTTCCTCTCTCAAATGGCCTTTGCCAAGGAAATAATTTCTCGTGCTAACATGTCCTCTTGCAACCCATGCAACACTCCTACTGACACTAAATCTAAGATGTCACCTGATGGCTCTCCCGTTTCTAATCCCACCCTTTATCGGAGCTTTGTTGGGGCTCTACAATATCTAACATTCACTCGTCCAGATATTTCTTATGCTGTTCAACATGTCTGTTTATTTATGCATGATCCGCGTGAAcctcatcttcttgctctcaAGCGCATTCTTCGCTATCTTCAAGGTACTCTCTCATTTGGCCTTTCTCTCCGGCCATCTTCTGTTGATTGCTTGGTCTCCTACTCTGATGCTGATTGGGCGGGTAGTCCCAAAACTCGTCGGTCCATGTCTGGGTTTTGTGTTTACCTTGGCGATAATTTCGTGTCATGGTCTTCCAAACGTCAGCATGTTGTCTCTCGCTCCTCTGCTGAAGCAGAGTATCAGGGGGTAGCTAATGTGGTTGCCGAAGCTGCATGGCTTCGTAATCTCCTTCTCGAGTTATCTTGTCCATTGTCTAAAGCAACGGTTATGTTTTGTGATAATGTGAGTGCCATGTATTTGGCATCAAACCCGATACAACATCAACGTACCAAGCATGTGGAAATAGATATATATTTTGTTAGGGAGCGTGTTGCCATTGGTCATGTGCGTGTTTTACATATTCCATCGGCTCACCAGTTTGCATACATATTTACCAAGGGCATTCCCACTCAGTTATTCTTAGATTTTCGTCACAATTTAAACATTTGTAAACTCCATGCTCAAACTGAGAGAGTGTGTTAA